From a region of the Rathayibacter sp. VKM Ac-2804 genome:
- a CDS encoding FCD domain-containing protein, translated as MPVDSALEASGSGRRLQRRVAEGLGREIASGVRPADSQIVPEEIGRRYDVSRTVVREAFRALEARGMIRARPRAGTQVQPESSWNLLDPDVIQWRATGPAGETQLQELLLLREAVEPAAARLFASRGGTVRREELSAAAAELALAAEARSLPRFTSADQSFHRILVEGSGNAVLAQLLGTIAAALDSRYGSGVPTFTAATDRAVDQHRRLAEAIAAGDADRAEAEARTLVRDTAEEIRATPTG; from the coding sequence ATGCCCGTCGACTCCGCCCTCGAGGCCTCCGGCTCCGGCAGACGCCTGCAGCGCCGGGTCGCCGAGGGGCTCGGGCGGGAGATCGCGTCGGGGGTCCGACCGGCGGACTCGCAGATCGTGCCCGAGGAGATCGGCCGCCGCTACGACGTGTCGCGGACGGTGGTGCGCGAGGCCTTCCGTGCTCTCGAGGCGCGGGGGATGATCCGAGCGAGGCCGCGCGCGGGGACGCAGGTCCAGCCGGAGAGCTCGTGGAACCTTCTCGATCCCGACGTGATCCAGTGGCGGGCCACAGGGCCGGCCGGGGAGACGCAGCTGCAGGAGCTCCTCCTGCTGCGCGAGGCGGTCGAGCCGGCCGCGGCCCGGCTCTTCGCGTCGCGGGGCGGGACGGTTCGGCGCGAGGAGCTGTCGGCCGCGGCGGCGGAGCTCGCTCTCGCGGCCGAGGCGCGATCGCTGCCCCGGTTCACGAGCGCCGATCAGAGCTTCCACCGGATCCTGGTCGAGGGGTCGGGCAACGCTGTGCTCGCCCAGCTGCTCGGCACCATCGCGGCCGCGCTCGACAGCAGGTACGGCAGCGGCGTGCCGACCTTCACCGCCGCCACCGATCGTGCGGTCGACCAGCATCGGCGGCTCGCGGAGGCGATCGCCGCCGGCGACGCAGATCGTGCGGAGGCCGAGGCACGCACGCTCGTCCGAGACACCGCTGAGGAGATCCGGGCGACGCCGACCGGCTGA
- a CDS encoding DUF87 domain-containing protein, translating to MTRPSRQARSFEVKRGRWIWMHRVPYIPDVGADVDRVDVVNLLHGFHALAESIARESIGDCVVQIRLLAAEGEIGAPTAVVPVIVGRGESLAVAERIERLVRATLPAEVPLDPVSSSVELRVLLRHGLADEATTGQVVEIRRRVDEAGAEPAIILEDEPALPAVLRWSADDGGLRHAASVLAQQGSEAAILLHMEPAEPTAELLDHLQSILRDVARDGDAGTNPLRFAIAKEYRQRLRDLPRASLRLRVAIASHREIAPGLAEAVGMALTAQEGYAIATPSGPRERIRAEELFLDLRAPEWDPHEVPEIAELQSIADTYEAATVVRLPSPLRGGTIGLPSRPVSTLPRAAEPARRREELGVTVGDAHGGGRARLSLDELNRHLLVAGLPGFGKTVTTQSILARLWHEHRVPFLVIDPAKSDYDRLVAHLRAGTEHGTGAGRGENEPLIRRISLGPDAVAFNPFGVPPGVSTSAHASRVIAAFDAAFSFSVHWPLAYITLGRAVFLAYENSEEGPPTLRVVESTLRELIGGSDFRGDAKANLLASLLGRLEYLRRGPLGTALDGDAHEVLDYEELLRSPAVIELRGFSGSLERSLVFALLLAGAISYREAHPVHGRLGHVIVLEEAHRVLSTSGTGASEGVRLFVEAIAELRGSGQGFMVVDQAPTQLDPGVLKLSGSILTHRLVELDERTVIGSALLLDQRQSEDLARLDRGEVVLHSSSRSVGVVVDVQPVPELVDGVDLRVALNPPPWMPVRDSPGRVTWTSADEVFEQLLARGDDPTTMVAEGLRALLLRRNDDIAAAVEDYAAFHLLIREHRRGRRTSSTETT from the coding sequence ATGACGAGACCCTCGCGCCAGGCGCGGTCGTTCGAGGTCAAGCGTGGCCGGTGGATCTGGATGCACCGCGTGCCGTACATCCCCGACGTCGGCGCCGATGTTGACCGTGTCGATGTCGTCAACCTTTTGCACGGATTCCATGCTCTAGCCGAATCGATCGCCCGCGAGTCCATCGGGGACTGTGTCGTCCAGATCAGGCTTCTCGCCGCCGAAGGTGAGATCGGTGCTCCAACGGCAGTGGTGCCGGTGATCGTCGGTCGAGGAGAGTCGTTGGCCGTCGCCGAGCGAATCGAGCGCCTGGTTCGCGCGACGTTACCCGCCGAGGTGCCGCTGGATCCCGTCTCTTCCTCGGTGGAGCTGCGAGTTCTGCTCCGGCACGGACTCGCGGACGAGGCGACGACGGGCCAGGTCGTGGAGATCAGGAGACGAGTTGATGAAGCCGGCGCCGAGCCGGCGATCATCCTCGAGGACGAACCCGCACTCCCGGCTGTGCTGCGATGGTCGGCTGATGACGGCGGGCTGCGTCATGCCGCGTCGGTGCTCGCTCAGCAGGGCTCTGAGGCGGCGATCTTGCTCCACATGGAGCCGGCGGAGCCCACGGCGGAGCTTCTCGACCACCTCCAGAGCATTCTCCGAGATGTAGCACGCGACGGCGACGCCGGCACGAACCCTCTCCGCTTCGCCATCGCCAAGGAGTACCGGCAGCGTCTTCGGGACCTGCCCCGCGCGAGCCTGCGCCTCCGGGTGGCCATCGCCTCCCACCGCGAGATCGCACCCGGCCTCGCCGAGGCTGTGGGCATGGCCCTCACCGCGCAGGAAGGGTACGCCATTGCCACCCCGAGCGGTCCCCGGGAGCGTATTCGTGCTGAGGAGCTCTTCCTCGATCTGCGGGCTCCGGAGTGGGACCCGCACGAGGTCCCGGAGATCGCGGAACTGCAGTCAATCGCCGATACGTACGAAGCGGCGACAGTGGTCAGACTGCCCTCGCCTCTCCGCGGAGGCACAATCGGCCTTCCGAGCCGACCAGTGTCGACACTTCCCCGTGCTGCGGAGCCCGCGCGGAGGAGGGAGGAGCTGGGAGTGACCGTCGGTGATGCTCACGGCGGGGGCCGGGCACGACTCTCCCTGGACGAGTTGAACCGGCACTTGCTCGTCGCCGGACTGCCAGGGTTCGGGAAGACGGTGACCACGCAATCGATCCTCGCCCGGCTGTGGCACGAGCATCGAGTCCCGTTCCTTGTGATCGACCCGGCGAAGAGCGATTACGACCGCCTGGTGGCGCACCTGCGGGCAGGAACGGAGCACGGTACGGGGGCGGGTCGCGGTGAAAACGAGCCACTGATCCGTCGGATCTCGCTCGGACCCGATGCGGTCGCATTCAACCCCTTCGGAGTGCCGCCGGGTGTCTCGACCAGCGCCCACGCTTCTCGGGTCATCGCGGCCTTCGATGCGGCCTTCTCCTTCAGCGTCCACTGGCCTCTCGCCTACATCACTCTGGGGAGAGCGGTCTTCCTTGCTTATGAGAACTCGGAGGAAGGACCGCCGACACTGCGGGTCGTCGAGTCCACCCTTCGTGAACTCATCGGCGGCTCTGACTTCCGCGGCGACGCGAAGGCGAACCTGCTGGCGTCGCTCCTCGGTCGCCTCGAGTACCTGCGCCGCGGTCCGCTAGGGACAGCGCTAGACGGTGATGCACATGAGGTACTCGACTACGAAGAGCTCCTACGGTCTCCTGCCGTGATCGAGCTGCGAGGGTTCAGTGGCTCGCTGGAGCGGTCACTGGTCTTCGCCCTCCTCCTAGCGGGCGCGATCTCGTACCGAGAGGCGCATCCCGTTCACGGTCGTCTAGGGCACGTCATCGTGCTGGAGGAAGCGCATCGAGTGCTCTCCACTTCGGGTACGGGTGCCTCGGAGGGGGTGCGCCTCTTCGTCGAGGCAATTGCGGAGCTCAGGGGCAGCGGCCAAGGGTTCATGGTCGTCGACCAGGCCCCGACTCAGCTCGATCCAGGAGTGTTGAAACTCTCCGGCTCCATCCTGACCCACCGCCTGGTCGAGCTCGACGAGCGGACCGTCATCGGATCCGCACTCCTGCTCGACCAGCGGCAGTCGGAGGACCTCGCACGTCTGGATCGAGGTGAGGTCGTTCTGCACAGTAGCTCCCGGTCCGTCGGCGTCGTGGTCGATGTGCAGCCTGTACCGGAGCTCGTCGACGGAGTCGATCTGCGGGTGGCTCTCAACCCTCCGCCGTGGATGCCCGTGCGCGACTCGCCGGGACGAGTGACGTGGACATCCGCGGACGAGGTCTTCGAGCAGCTGCTCGCGCGAGGTGATGATCCGACGACCATGGTCGCGGAGGGCTTGCGAGCGCTCCTGCTTCGAAGGAACGACGACATCGCCGCCGCCGTGGAGGACTACGCAGCATTCCACCTCCTGATCAGAGAGCACCGCCGCGGACGGCGGACGAGCAGTACGGAGACGACCTGA
- a CDS encoding cupin domain-containing protein, with protein sequence MRERPAATLIVFLLPAAEDAVVSCLVSPGFDFSMPE encoded by the coding sequence GTGCGGGAGCGGCCGGCGGCGACGCTGATCGTGTTCCTGCTGCCGGCGGCGGAGGACGCGGTGGTGAGCTGCCTGGTGTCGCCGGGGTTCGACTTCTCGATGCCGGAGTAG
- a CDS encoding SDR family NAD(P)-dependent oxidoreductase, protein MDAEDPRKVVWITGAGSGIGAASAERAAARGWTVVLSGRSRERLDAVAERIGSAGGDAVVVPLDVSDGEAVPAARDAVLAAAGRIDALVLSAGLNSPRRTWGDQRMSELEEIVRTNLLGPVGVIDAALPELRAHAGAVVLVSSYSAWAFSPVAGVAYSASKKALAEIARTLNAQESASGIRACHLCPGDVATDFLRHRPQVPDDRARARMLAPDDVARAVEFVLESPAHVRIDELVISPVSQR, encoded by the coding sequence ATGGACGCCGAGGACCCGCGCAAGGTCGTCTGGATCACGGGCGCCGGCTCCGGGATCGGAGCGGCGTCGGCCGAGCGCGCGGCGGCCCGCGGCTGGACGGTGGTGCTCAGCGGCAGGTCCCGCGAGCGCCTCGACGCGGTCGCCGAGCGGATCGGGAGTGCCGGCGGGGACGCTGTCGTCGTCCCTCTCGACGTGAGCGACGGGGAGGCGGTGCCCGCCGCCCGGGACGCGGTGCTGGCGGCGGCCGGCCGCATCGACGCGCTGGTCCTGTCCGCCGGGCTCAACTCCCCGCGGCGGACCTGGGGGGACCAGCGGATGAGCGAGCTCGAGGAGATCGTGCGCACCAACCTGCTGGGGCCGGTGGGCGTCATCGACGCGGCCCTGCCGGAGCTGCGGGCGCACGCCGGCGCGGTGGTGCTCGTCTCCTCCTACTCGGCCTGGGCCTTCAGCCCCGTCGCGGGAGTCGCGTACAGCGCGAGCAAGAAGGCGCTGGCCGAGATCGCCCGCACCCTGAACGCACAGGAGTCCGCCTCGGGGATCCGCGCCTGCCACCTCTGCCCCGGCGACGTCGCGACGGACTTCCTCCGCCACCGGCCCCAGGTCCCGGACGATCGGGCGCGCGCCCGGATGCTCGCGCCGGACGACGTCGCCCGTGCGGTCGAGTTCGTCCTGGAGTCGCCGGCCCACGTCCGCATCGACGAGCTGGTGATCTCGCCGGTGTCGCAGCGCTGA
- a CDS encoding carbohydrate ABC transporter permease translates to MSARRPWWLTLVGVLLTAIMLFPVYWMINVSLTQTGSMRKDPPDWFPFAPTFSGYQAVLSEQLPYLGTSLIVGLGTVLLTVAIAAPAAYSLAKLRPRGGQGLSFVLLIAQMIPAIIMAMGFYAIYLNLGLLNSVPGLIVADSTIAVPFGVLIFTAFMSGIPDELTQAARMDGASAWRTFTSVIMPISRNSVVTVSLFAFLWAWSDFIFASTLDSGGKLQPITLGIYKYIGNNNQEWNSIMATAVVASLPAALLLVVAQRYVSAGVTAGAVKD, encoded by the coding sequence ATGAGCGCCCGGCGCCCCTGGTGGCTGACCCTCGTGGGCGTCCTGCTCACCGCGATCATGCTGTTCCCGGTCTACTGGATGATCAACGTCTCGCTCACCCAGACCGGCTCGATGCGGAAGGATCCGCCGGACTGGTTCCCGTTCGCGCCCACCTTCTCCGGCTACCAGGCCGTGCTGAGCGAGCAGCTGCCCTACCTCGGCACCAGCCTGATCGTGGGCCTGGGCACGGTGCTGCTGACCGTGGCGATCGCCGCTCCGGCGGCGTACTCGCTCGCGAAGCTGCGGCCGCGCGGCGGGCAGGGGCTCTCGTTCGTCCTGCTGATCGCGCAGATGATCCCGGCGATCATCATGGCGATGGGCTTCTACGCCATCTACCTCAACCTGGGGCTGCTGAACTCGGTCCCCGGCCTGATCGTGGCCGACTCGACCATCGCGGTGCCGTTCGGCGTGCTGATCTTCACCGCGTTCATGTCGGGCATCCCGGACGAGCTGACCCAGGCCGCGCGGATGGACGGCGCGAGTGCGTGGCGCACCTTCACCTCGGTGATCATGCCGATCAGCCGCAACTCCGTCGTCACGGTGTCGCTCTTCGCGTTCCTCTGGGCCTGGTCGGACTTCATCTTCGCGTCGACCCTCGACAGCGGCGGGAAGCTCCAGCCGATCACCCTCGGCATCTACAAGTACATCGGCAACAACAACCAGGAGTGGAACTCGATCATGGCGACCGCCGTGGTCGCGTCGCTCCCGGCCGCCCTCCTCCTCGTCGTCGCCCAGCGGTACGTCTCGGCGGGTGTCACCGCCGGTGCCGTCAAGGACTGA
- a CDS encoding extracellular solute-binding protein has product MKRKHTRGLAAAVLLGTAAAALTGCAGGSGGDSTSAAGGTYTFWDPYPQFDESSDWAKLIDSCGTEAGVTVERTGYDTTDLTNKALLAGQQGSSPDILLVDNPVVSTLAESGILTTTAENGLETGDIDANILAAGEAGGDTFGVPIGANTLALYYNKTVLATAGVDVSSITDWASLTAALEKVTASGGKGITFSGIGTEEGTFQFLPWFWGSGAELTELDSDAAVDAVSLWTDWLEKGYAPNSVIGNTQTTSWQEFETGEYAFGENGTWQLANAKASGIDYGILTIPAKDGGSAPAPTGGEFLTLPVQKDEARYETSTAIAECLTSTDNLVTTDDTLSYIAPTAAAQEAQVAGNADLEPWVEAVQAAKGRTSDDLGTKYPKISEQLWSAVQTALSGSQSPADALKAAQSAAESATQ; this is encoded by the coding sequence ATGAAGAGGAAGCACACTCGGGGCCTCGCCGCCGCCGTCCTGCTCGGGACCGCAGCGGCAGCACTGACCGGCTGCGCGGGAGGCTCGGGAGGCGACTCCACCTCCGCCGCCGGCGGCACCTACACGTTCTGGGACCCGTATCCCCAGTTCGACGAGTCGTCCGACTGGGCGAAGCTCATCGACTCGTGCGGCACCGAGGCCGGCGTCACCGTCGAGCGCACCGGCTACGACACCACCGACCTGACCAACAAGGCGCTCCTCGCCGGGCAGCAGGGCAGCTCGCCCGACATCCTGCTCGTCGACAACCCGGTCGTCTCCACGCTCGCCGAGTCGGGCATCCTGACCACCACCGCCGAGAACGGCCTGGAGACCGGCGACATCGACGCCAACATCCTGGCCGCGGGCGAGGCCGGCGGCGACACCTTCGGCGTCCCGATCGGGGCGAACACCCTCGCGCTCTACTACAACAAGACCGTGCTGGCGACGGCCGGCGTCGACGTCTCGTCGATCACCGACTGGGCGAGCCTCACCGCCGCGCTCGAGAAGGTCACCGCCTCGGGCGGCAAGGGCATCACATTCTCCGGCATCGGCACCGAGGAGGGCACCTTCCAGTTCCTGCCCTGGTTCTGGGGCTCCGGCGCCGAGCTGACCGAGCTCGACTCGGACGCCGCCGTGGACGCGGTCTCGCTCTGGACCGACTGGCTGGAGAAGGGCTACGCGCCCAACTCCGTGATCGGCAACACCCAGACCACCAGCTGGCAGGAGTTCGAGACCGGCGAGTACGCCTTCGGCGAGAACGGCACCTGGCAGCTCGCGAACGCCAAGGCCTCCGGCATCGACTACGGCATCCTCACCATCCCCGCGAAGGACGGCGGCTCGGCCCCCGCGCCGACCGGCGGCGAGTTCCTCACCCTGCCCGTGCAGAAGGACGAGGCGCGCTACGAGACGTCGACGGCGATCGCCGAGTGCCTCACCTCGACGGACAACCTGGTGACGACCGATGACACGCTGTCGTACATCGCGCCGACGGCCGCCGCGCAGGAGGCGCAGGTCGCCGGGAACGCCGACCTCGAGCCCTGGGTCGAGGCCGTCCAGGCCGCGAAGGGGCGCACCTCGGACGACCTCGGGACGAAGTACCCGAAGATCTCCGAGCAGCTCTGGTCCGCGGTGCAGACCGCGCTGAGCGGCTCGCAGTCGCCGGCCGACGCGCTGAAGGCGGCGCAGTCGGCGGCCGAGTCCGCGACGCAGTGA
- a CDS encoding sugar ABC transporter permease: MTTATETARLLRRDAEPGVAPVAAPAPRRRRPGGQLAAWAFLAPLVVYLLVFYAFPLYRNLELSLKDYTVRSFVQGNAPFVWFDNYVQVFRDPTFGPALLHTAVFTGVSLVFQFTLGLALAVFFYRRFPLASTLRALFLVPWLLPLIVSASTWSWMLNSDSGIVNAFLESFRIGQINWLTSPSTSLIAVLIANIWIGIPFNLVILYSGLQNISQDLYEAASLDGATGAQQFWRITLPLLRPVSAITILLGLVYTLKVFDIIWIMTKGGPADASTTLATWTYQLGFGSMLPDFGPAAAVGNLLIILALVFGLIYIRVQRKQADA; encoded by the coding sequence ATGACGACGGCCACGGAGACGGCGCGGTTGCTGCGGCGGGACGCCGAGCCCGGGGTCGCGCCCGTCGCAGCCCCGGCGCCGAGGCGGCGGCGGCCGGGCGGGCAGCTCGCAGCGTGGGCGTTCCTCGCTCCGCTCGTCGTCTACCTGCTCGTCTTCTACGCCTTCCCGCTCTACCGCAACCTCGAGCTGAGCCTGAAGGACTACACGGTCCGCTCCTTCGTGCAGGGCAACGCGCCGTTCGTCTGGTTCGACAACTACGTGCAGGTCTTCCGCGACCCGACCTTCGGCCCCGCGCTGCTGCACACCGCGGTGTTCACGGGGGTGTCGCTGGTCTTCCAGTTCACGCTGGGGCTGGCGCTGGCGGTCTTCTTCTACCGGCGCTTCCCGCTGGCGAGCACGCTCCGGGCGCTGTTCCTCGTGCCGTGGCTGCTGCCGCTGATCGTGTCGGCGTCGACCTGGTCGTGGATGCTGAACAGCGACTCCGGGATCGTGAACGCGTTCCTCGAGTCGTTCAGGATCGGGCAGATCAACTGGCTGACCTCGCCGTCGACCTCGCTGATCGCGGTGCTGATCGCCAACATCTGGATCGGCATCCCGTTCAACCTGGTGATCCTCTACTCCGGGCTGCAGAACATCTCGCAGGACCTCTACGAGGCGGCCTCGCTCGACGGCGCGACCGGCGCCCAGCAGTTCTGGCGGATCACCTTGCCGCTGCTGCGCCCGGTCTCGGCGATCACGATCCTGCTCGGCCTCGTCTACACGCTGAAGGTGTTCGACATCATCTGGATCATGACCAAGGGCGGGCCGGCCGACGCGTCGACGACCCTGGCGACCTGGACCTACCAGCTCGGCTTCGGCTCGATGCTGCCCGACTTCGGCCCGGCGGCAGCGGTCGGCAACCTGCTGATCATCCTCGCGCTGGTCTTCGGCCTGATCTACATCCGGGTCCAGCGGAAGCAGGCCGACGCATGA
- a CDS encoding cupin domain-containing protein: protein MSGFVDRLSVDGRVLERVRRPALAESLGLEPHPEGGWYRRTWESPERLTLVGADGSVRERPAATLIVFLLPAGEASAWHRVSSAETWIWNGPGRVALQYGGLGEEPEDGETVVLGSAFEELPVQALVPADVWQRTLPAAEDAVVSCLVSPGFDFADFSMPE from the coding sequence CGGGTGCTCGAGCGGGTGCGGCGGCCGGCGCTCGCCGAGTCGCTGGGGCTGGAGCCGCATCCCGAGGGCGGCTGGTACCGGCGGACGTGGGAGTCGCCGGAGCGGCTGACGCTCGTGGGCGCCGACGGCTCGGTGCGGGAGCGGCCGGCGGCGACGCTGATCGTGTTCCTGCTGCCGGCGGGCGAGGCGTCGGCCTGGCACCGGGTGTCGTCGGCGGAGACGTGGATCTGGAACGGGCCCGGCCGGGTGGCCCTGCAGTACGGCGGACTCGGCGAGGAGCCGGAGGACGGGGAGACGGTGGTGCTCGGCTCGGCGTTCGAGGAGTTGCCGGTGCAGGCGCTGGTGCCGGCCGACGTCTGGCAGCGGACGCTTCCGGCGGCGGAGGACGCGGTGGTGAGCTGCCTGGTGTCGCCGGGCTTCGACTTCGCGGACTTCTCGATGCCGGAGTAG
- a CDS encoding SDR family NAD(P)-dependent oxidoreductase, which yields MLIDLTGLVVVVTGGGRGIGRAIVDRFTAEGARVAALDLAFPSPAADEVQQLVCDVTDPASVRTAIDAVVERFGHVDVLVNNAGINVEGSIETLDPSRWDAAFDVNVRGTFLVSQAVIPVMKARGRGRIISAASFAAIVPSIGAAAYGASKAAVVQFTRVLAGELGPWGITVNAYAPGMIPTAMNGFADMPEAAKARLLDTLSLRRWGTPDDIADLLCFLSSDAADYITGTLVDISGGKLATQIPSRAYEGLAPPE from the coding sequence GTGCTCATCGATCTCACCGGCCTGGTCGTCGTGGTCACCGGAGGCGGACGCGGCATCGGCCGCGCGATCGTCGACCGCTTCACGGCGGAGGGCGCGCGGGTCGCCGCACTCGATCTGGCCTTCCCCTCCCCCGCCGCGGACGAGGTGCAGCAGCTGGTCTGCGACGTCACGGATCCCGCCTCGGTGCGGACGGCGATCGACGCGGTGGTGGAGCGCTTCGGTCACGTCGACGTCCTGGTGAACAACGCCGGCATCAACGTCGAGGGCAGCATCGAGACCCTCGACCCGTCGCGCTGGGACGCTGCGTTCGACGTGAACGTCCGCGGCACCTTCCTCGTGTCGCAGGCCGTCATCCCGGTGATGAAGGCGCGCGGCCGGGGTCGCATCATCAGCGCCGCCTCGTTCGCGGCGATCGTGCCGAGCATCGGCGCCGCCGCCTACGGAGCGTCGAAGGCGGCCGTCGTGCAGTTCACCCGGGTCCTCGCCGGCGAGCTCGGGCCGTGGGGCATCACCGTCAACGCCTACGCACCGGGGATGATCCCCACCGCGATGAACGGCTTCGCGGACATGCCCGAGGCGGCGAAGGCGCGGCTCCTCGACACGCTGAGCCTGCGCCGCTGGGGCACGCCCGACGACATCGCCGATCTGCTCTGCTTCCTGTCGAGCGACGCGGCGGACTACATCACCGGCACCCTCGTCGACATCAGCGGCGGGAAGCTCGCCACGCAGATCCCCAGCCGCGCCTACGAGGGCCTCGCGCCCCCGGAGTGA
- a CDS encoding LacI family DNA-binding transcriptional regulator, whose translation MFSVRGILCEDRPGRTGVPREEDVIAPRKPTGTITLTDVAREAGVSIATASKALNGRDQVRAETRQKVLDAAAALSFTPNPFAQALNSRRTGTIGMLTNDLDNRFVLPVLLGAEDAFGAGSTSVFLCDARGDSIREQHHIKNLLAKRVDGIVVLGRTTNPRPSITATIPVPVVYAYAPSEDERDSSFTPDNTLAGVLAARHLIERGRTRIALINGEPSYTAAHDRARGVERALTEAGLPLVGGDVLYGQWSESWGRQCAESLLAAHPDLDAIICASDQIARGALDHLRESGHPVPRDVAVVGFDNWDLLVEAARPPLTSIDMQLEALGRAAAEELSHAIHGRATPGVRSMPVRLVPRESSG comes from the coding sequence GTGTTTTCGGTTCGCGGGATCCTGTGCGAGGATCGTCCAGGGCGCACCGGCGTCCCGCGGGAGGAGGACGTCATCGCGCCGCGCAAGCCCACGGGCACCATCACGCTGACCGACGTCGCCCGCGAGGCCGGCGTCTCGATCGCCACCGCCTCCAAGGCGCTCAACGGCCGCGATCAGGTCCGCGCCGAGACCCGCCAGAAGGTGCTCGACGCCGCCGCCGCGCTCTCCTTCACGCCGAACCCGTTCGCGCAGGCCCTCAACTCGCGGCGCACCGGCACGATCGGCATGCTCACCAACGATCTCGACAACCGCTTCGTGCTGCCGGTGCTCCTCGGCGCCGAGGACGCGTTCGGCGCCGGCTCCACCTCGGTCTTCCTCTGCGACGCCCGCGGCGACTCGATCCGCGAGCAGCACCACATCAAGAACCTGCTGGCCAAGCGCGTCGACGGCATCGTCGTGCTCGGCCGGACGACCAACCCGCGGCCGTCGATCACCGCGACGATCCCCGTCCCCGTGGTCTACGCCTACGCGCCCTCCGAGGACGAGCGCGACTCGTCCTTCACTCCCGACAACACGCTCGCCGGCGTGCTCGCCGCCCGCCACCTGATCGAGCGCGGGCGCACCCGCATCGCGCTGATCAACGGCGAGCCCAGCTACACCGCCGCCCACGACCGGGCCCGCGGCGTCGAGCGGGCACTGACGGAGGCGGGCCTCCCGCTGGTCGGCGGCGACGTCCTCTACGGCCAGTGGTCGGAGAGCTGGGGCCGCCAGTGCGCCGAGTCGCTGCTCGCCGCGCACCCCGATCTCGACGCCATCATCTGCGCGAGCGACCAGATCGCCCGCGGCGCCCTCGACCACCTGCGCGAGAGCGGGCACCCCGTGCCGCGCGACGTCGCCGTCGTCGGCTTCGACAACTGGGACCTCCTCGTCGAGGCCGCCCGCCCCCCGCTCACCAGTATCGACATGCAGCTCGAGGCCCTCGGCCGCGCCGCCGCCGAGGAGCTCTCCCACGCCATCCACGGCCGCGCGACGCCGGGCGTCCGCTCCATGCCCGTGCGCCTCGTCCCCCGCGAGTCCTCCGGCTGA